The sequence TGGAAGATGATGAGGGTCTGGAGCAACTGGTGTCCAGCCAATGTGGAAACAAGATCCATACACATCTTGTATCAGAGGCAGGGATAGACCTGCATTCGTGTATCCAGGCCTGGGATCAAGCAAGTGAAGGGTTTTTGGGATTCCAGGGAAGAGCAAAGTGTGGCAGCGTGTGCCCATGAAGGAAGAGAACACTTCACAATGTACAATGCAAAAGAATTTTATTGAGGcataaagaacagaaaaagtcATGAGTATTAAGTGGAAGAGGTCTGGCTGAGGTACAAGGACAGCAACCACCAACCAAGGCTCCTTGGCTCAGAGGTCTGGCCAGAGCATCAAGGCCTTCCTGCTCCACAATGGGAGCAGCACAATGGTGGAGGTGCCCAAGGGTCTCTGGCTTGGGACAAGGGGTTTGTccagaggggacaggacagagcCAAAGGGGCGATGCAGAACAGGGAGTGGGAGAAGAGCAGGAGGCAGATGGGCCATGTTTGCAGGCAGTGGGGCCTGATGCCTTGCTTGGTGCCCTGAGAGCAGAAGCTGGATATGCTGAGCGCATTTGAAAGACTTAGCACAGAGAGGCATCCTAAACGGCTGGGGCGTGTTCCAGGGAGTGGATGGTTGGTGTCAGGGGTGGTGCTGAGGTCCCTCAGCAGTTGTAGCCATAGCCCCTTCTGCCATAGCAGCCCAGGCCATAGCCATAGCCCTGCCCATACCCAAATCCACGGCCATAGCCAAGGCCATAGCCAAAgccaccaaagccaccaaatcccccagagatgggctgtccctgcacactgaGCTCAGTGCCCACGGCAGCCGAGGAGGTGGATCCGACGGCGgtgttctgggggaaggaggtcatgatgggtcctggcagggtgaccagcacaggggaagggtcGATGATGACGCGGGAATCctggcattgcagggcacagggctcatTGCAGCTGTTGGCCAGCGGGGTGGGTCCGCAGGGACGGCAGAGGCTGTTGCAGGCCATGGGTGTGGTGTGGAGGGTGCCTGGAAGAGAGAGGGGTGAAGCAAGGTAGGGGCATGGGGGTGCAAGAAGCAAAGTGTCATCAGGGTGATGGGGTGTGGaggctgttttggggttgtggggaggtgtgagagctgctgaggctgtggcTGAGTGTGCTGGAAGAGAGGGATcaggggtgcaggagcaggagggtcaGGGGATTAAGACTCACCTGAttgtctgcaggagcaggagtaGAAGGTGTGAGAAGTGTGTGAGGGAGAGAAGCTCTGGGCTGGTTTTTATGCTGGTCCTGGAGGGGTGGGACAGCCTTGTCCCATGGCCTTGGGGCAATTTTGAGGCAGCAGCTTTTGCCTGGCTCAGCTTGGTGAGTCATGAGTTGTAGAGTGTTTTCCTTCTTACAATTCAGCAATTCCATGTTCTGACCCTCAGGCTGTGTCCATCTGACCTTGTCGGCAGCTTTTAATTGCAAGAATTAGTGACCATTTTCTTGTTGCCGCTGCCTTTCAGGACATGTAGAAGATTCAAACAACCCTTAGGACAACTGATGTGTCATCGATGAGGACACGCCACGGAATAATGACATCATGTCCCATTTGCCTTCTTTGCTCCTGTTTGAAAGATCCTTCAGCTCTGTCAATTTCTTGTTTTAAGGTCACTCCGGTCCCACTGGTCTCCTGGCACTGTTCTTGGTCAACCATGTCCATGTCCTTGTTGTACTCTGCAGCTCATTAGTGGTGCACGACAAGGCAGTTGacttcctcatcttcctcacctTTCTTGTATTACTTTTGTTATTACATATTTCCTAATTCTCTCCCAGTAATTGCTGGAGCTTTTTACATCAGAGGATCCATGGCCACCTCACCATCCATTTATGCTCCAGCAGGATCACAAGGTCAAATGCTATTTTTGACAAGGAAATGGCAACCAGTGTCAAGTTCCTGGAATTCTATTGGGCCCTTAAACCAGTCCCACAGGACATCCTTATCTTTACACTGCAGACATATAGGTTTGAAGGGTTGACTAATGAATAGATGACAAATTGTTCCCCTCATGCTTCTTCTCCTCGTCCCCCACGAGGTTTCCTTTCCATGTGTCAGGCGGAGCCCAACAATGGGACCTCACACTGTGACCTTGCTGGGCCCAGCTGAGACAAGAGCTACAGATGAACCCACACCAGACTGTGAGAAGCACAGGACACCTCCCCAAGTCATATGGATTGCTTTCCCATCTCCAGTGGCAAAGGCCATGAATGTAGACAAGCCTGGAGAGATGCAGCCAAGATAGGGAGGAAAAGAACATGATCAAAGGTGCAGATGCTCCCCTCCAGAAAAACTGCAAAGATTAGTGCAGCCTAAAAAGGGGAGCTGagattgtttagcctggagaaaaggagactcagaggtgatcttatcactctctacaacaTCCTGAAGGGTGTTTGTAGTCGAGGGGGCTATCGCTGGCCGGGGGTCTATGTACAAATCACgaacaggacaggactgctgtgggacacaccttgagttgttttatttttcagcatcagcctccttacatggttatgacaatgggaagatgccatcagctcacatcccaggcagcagacaaagaacttaatgttacaattcactttataagttttttgaccaatcacacaaagcaaaagcacattgacagtagttccatccaaccactTATAAACACACgtgcctttggttaaaacaattcttgattatttcaaatacaatacctgcttgtaagcctttAAACACAATGGAGCTTCATTACAcaacagagctccattattaagcttaaaacttcctaatatcttgctaaataaacttttctgcagGTTAGGGAtttattctagacaagcgttaatacacagaccattgttctatttgtccttgcttttctactttttacataatttttctgctgacctatctcatggctactgtttagctctaatcacagttctgctgtctctgaagcCTGCGTTTTGCAGCTTCCCCAAccccctctgattttgtggattcccacagggGTTGGTCTCTTTACCCAGGTtctgacagaacaagaggacaaaGTCTCAAGCTGCATCAAGGAAAATATAGGCTGGATATTAGCGAAaagtttttcactgaaagagtgataaagtactggaatggtctgctgggggaggtgatggagtcaccatccctggatgtgtttaaaacaagactggatgtggcactcagtgccatggtttagttgaggagttagggcatgggttggactcgatgatcttgaaggtcttctccaacccagtgattttgtgaattctgtgaattctgtgaattccgTGAATTCTATGAGAAGCTCCATGAGGAAATCGGGTCCCTCTTCACCACACGCACACAAGACACAGCACACCAGTGCCGTGGGGTGACCTCACTGATGACATGGCATCTCCACAAAGCTTTGGTCACTTCTTCAACCCATCCTGACATAAACCATCAAGACCAATATTTAACCTCTAATACTCACAATTAAAGGTGCCGCCAAGGTCAGAAGGACACGGCCTCAAGAGAAGGATGCGGAATGGCAGAATCACACGAAGGAACGCCAGCACCATgacagagaaggaaggagcaaCTCACTAACTGTCCATTAGTAATTAGTCCTTTTTGCTAATAGGAACACAATATTACATTTACAGGATATAAGTTATGAAACTCTTTGGCTTGGATGCAGAATAAACAAATTGACGTCacacaccaggctgggaaaaaagagatggGCTGCATTTGTTGTTGGCTATTGGAATTCTAAATGAGATcaaaaaatatactttaaatgATAGAGCGGTGTGTTGGGTAATTTTTAGAAATCTAAATGGACAATAACATGGGAACAAGTGCAGCCCAAACAGCCTCTACTTTCCAAGATACTCTCTCAATCTCAATCTCAATCTCAATCTCAATCTCAATCTCAATCACAATCTCAATCTCAATCTCAATTCAAGACACAAGAGCAAAGACCCACTTTAATCCATCAGGATGATCTCCCAGGCACTGGGACATTTCCAAGTTATTGCAGAGTGACCTTCCCAGGAcatcagcagctccctcagcattCGTGGGTGCAACACAATGAGTGATGGACATCCAGTGGCACAGAAAAGAATCCCAGTCTTCACAAGGCACCGACAAACCACAGCACACAAGCCCACTGATGACATTGCACCTCTGCTGGTCTCTGCTTGTTTATTCAACATTCACAGACATGTATCTAAGAATCAAATCTACCCAAAGATCAGCTCCCACTCTAAAGCTGCCTCCAAGGTCAGATGGACACAGACTCAAGGACAGGATATGACACTGCAGAATTCTGTGATGGAAAACAGTCCCCACCGCATGACCTCATGCCAGGCAGGGCGTGgcaagagctgctgcctcaaaAATGCCCCAAGGCCATGGGACAAGGGTGTCCCGCCCCTCCAGGACCGGAATAAAAGCCGGCCAAGAGCCTCTCTCCCTCACACACTTCTCCTGACTccatctgctcctgcttcttccaAGAACCAGGTAAGCCTCAAGGCCCTGACCCTACTCTCCTGCAACCCTGGTCCCTCTCTTCCAGCAGGCTCaaccccatccccagcagccctcatgcctccccacagccccacaacAGCCTCCACACTCCCTCACTGCCCCTTGTTCCCCcatgcccctgccctgcctcaccCCTCTCTCTTCCAGGCACCCTCCACACCACACCCATGGCCTGCTACAACCGCTGCAGCCCCTGCGGACCCACCCCGCTGGCCAACAGCTGCAacgagccctgtgccctgcaatgccagGATTCCCACGTCATCATCaacccttcccctgtgctggtcaccctgccaggacccatcatgacctccttcccccagaacacCGCCGTCGGATCCACCTCCTCGGCTGCCGTGGGCACTGAGCtcagtgtgcagggacagcccatctCTGGGGGATTTGGTCGCTTTGGCTATGGCCTTGGCTATGGCCGTGGATTTGGCTATGGCCTGGGAGGCCTGGGCTGCTATGGCAGAAGGGGCTATGGCTACAACTGCTGAGGGACCTCAGCACCACTCCTGACACCAACCAACCAGTCCCTGGGACACTCCCCAGGCACTGAAATGCATCTCTAGGCAAAGGCTGTCAGCTGGCTCAGAACTTCTAGATCCTGCTCTCAGGGCACCAAGCAAGACAACAGCCAagggcccagcccaggctgcctgcaAACATGGCCCATCAACCTCCTGCTCTTCTCCCACTCCCTGCTCTACATCGCCCCTTCAGCTCTGTCCAGTCCCCTCCAGACAAACCCTTCTCCCAAGCCAGAGAGCCTCAGGCACCTCCGTTGGGCTGCTCCcactgtggggcaggagggccTTGGTGCTCTAGCCAGAACTGAAAGCCAAGGATCTTGGCTGATGGTCACCCTCCTTGCACCCCCTACTTgcccttccctttcccagtggATGCTCACAACCTTCCAATGTTCTTTTGTCTCAATAAAATTCTCTTGCATTACAGCCTCAGATGTCTCCTTTCCTTCACTGACACACACAGCCACGCTTTGCCTTTCTGGTGCATTTCAGACTTCCCTTGATTGATCCCAGGCATGGATACACTAATGCAGGTCTGTCCCTGTCTCTAATAGAAGCTATGTATGGGCCTTATTTTCAATTTAGCTGGACACCAGTTGCTCCAGACCCTCATCATCTTCTAGGGTCATCTATAGCTGGGCTTCAGCAGGCCCATACCTTTCGTATCCGCAGGTTAGCAGAGTTGAACACACATCTCCAGCCtctgaagagcagagcagagggtcAGAATCTCCCCTcacctcctgcccaggctgtggtgATAAGCCCAGGACATGGGGAGTTTTTGGTCAGTGGGTGCACATGGCCAAGGCATGTCCAATTCttcatccaccagcaccccaaatcctccttggACATGATCTCAAGCAACTCATTACCAATCTATTATCCATTACTGAGACTGCTACCTGTCTGAGGGGACaacactgcccagctctgttGAACAGAGGTGGCCCCACAGATCCCACTCCTGGGCTGCAGTACTGGGGATTCACCTCCATTTGCACTTTTGGCCACTGGTCAGACACCTCTGGACTCGGCCACTCAGCCACTCTCAGGCCACCCACTGCACCCTCAGGGAACCTGGacctgctcagctgctctcagAGTGTAGAATGGGAAGGAGTCTTGAAGGCTTCACAAAAGGGTTGTGTCCAACAGCAGCACCAACTCTCTCCTCATGCCCAGGCTGAGTCACCGGCACAGAGCAGACACAGGGATCAGCCAAGCACCATTTCCCCAAGGGAAATCCTCCCAAAGAACTGGCCTCGGTTCTGGGAACTTGCCACATCTCAGGCCCCAAAGGCCTGGGTCACCccacccctgctgctgctcccatttTCATGAAGGGCAAATTCTTCCTGAAAAGTCTGATGGGGTTCCAACACTGTTGAATGACAGAAGAGCAACCGATATCGTGTACATGGACTTGTGCAAAACCTTTCTTCCTGTGGCACACAACATCCTTATCTCTGACCTGGAGGGATGTGGAGTTGACAGCTGGAACATCAGCTGTGGGGTTGAAAATGGACAGGATGGTGTCACTCACAGTTGTggtcagcagctccatgtctgTGAGGGGAACAGGGATGAGTGGTGACCCACAGAGGCTCGTATTGGGACCATTATCACTTCCCATCTTTGTCAGGCACAGGGAATTGAGTGTCCCCTCAGCAAGAATGGGAATGACATCAAGGTGAGCAGTGTGGTTAATTgtctggagggaagggatggcaTCCAGAGAGCTCTTGACAGGCTGGGGTGGTGTGATTGTCATGAAGGTGAACAGGAGGAAGTGCAGCATCCTAAATCTGAATTGGAGCAATCTCAGTAATGGATATTGGATCCATACTGAGATCCTtgaggagaaggacttgggatGTTGGTGGATGAAGAACTGGACATGCCCTGGCCTTGTGAACACACCAAACAGACACTGCCCGTGCCATGGGCTCATTGccacagtgtgggcagcaggtgaggaggGAATTCTGaccctctgctcagctctggtgaGACTGGAgttctgtgctcagctctggagcCTCAAGGGTAAAATTGACCATTGGGGcattgtgacagtgttcacaggggtccaaggatgagggaagagacaaagatctgattccatgtttcagaatgcttgatttattatttaatgatatatattatattaaaactatactaaaagaatagaagaaagagtttcatcagaaggctagctaagaatagaaaaggaagaaatgaattacagagagtccaagccagctgactgtgactggacattaattagaaacaactctatgagaccaatcacagatccaccccttgcattccacagcagcagataaccattgtttacattttgttcctgaggcctctcagcttctcaggagaaaaaatcctagggaaaggttttttcagaaaatatcatggctacagggTATCATGGATCTGTATCAGGGCTAAAGAGATAGCGAGGGAGTGGACCAACAGCTGTGTAGCCATGTAAAAACGTGGCCCAGGAGGGGCTTGTGTCAGAGGCAGGGATAGATCTGCCTTGGAGTATCCAGGTGTAGGATAATGCAAGTGAAGGGTTTGTGCTATGTACTGGAAGAGGAAACTGTGCCAGTGCATGCCCatgaaggaaaaggagacaTAACAATGCTgcaatgcaaaataattttattaaggCAAAAGAAGAGCGAGAGATCATGAATGGCAAGAGGAAGGGAGCTGGTCTGAGGTGCAAGTAGGGCGACCATCAGCTGAGCTCCTTTGCTTGCTGGTGGTTCAGTCAGAGCATCAAGGCCTTCCTGCTTCGGAGTAGAAGCAACCTGATGGTGAAGATTCCCAATGGTCTCCGGCTTGGGAGAAGGAATttgcagcagaaggagctggacgGAGCAGAGAGGGATTGAGAGAAGAGCAGGAGTCATATGGGCCATGTTTGCAGGCAGCTTGGGCTGGGCCCTTGGCTGCTGCCTTGCTTGGTGCCCTGAGAGCAAAAGCTAGAAGTGCTGAGCCAGTTGACAGCTTTGGCCCAGCGAGGCATCTGCAACACACGGGGTGTGTTCCAAGGAGTGGGTGGTTGGAGTCAGGAATTGTGCTGCGAGAACTTAGCAGTTGTAGCCATAGCCCCTTCTGCCATAGCAGCCCAGGCCGCCCAGGCCGTAGCCATACCCACAGCCATAGCCCAGCCCATAGCCAAACCCACGGCCATAGCCAAGGCCATAGCCAAAgccaccaaagccaccaaaTCCGCCAGagatgggctgtccctgcacattgagctcagtgcccagagcagccgaGGAGGTGGATCCGACGGCGgtgttctgggggaaggaggtcatgatgggtcctggcagggtgaccagcacaggggaagggttGATGATGACGTGGGAATCctggcattgcagggcacagggctcgtTGCAGCTGTTGGCCAGCGGGGTGGGTCCGCAGGGACTGCAGAGGCTGTTGCAGGCCATGGGTGTGGTGTGGAGGTGCCTGGAAGAGAGAGAGGGGTGAGGTAGGACAGGGGTGTGGTGGTGCATGAGACGTGAGGGAGTGTGGAGGGTGTTgtgggctctggggctgtgtggagACTGCCAAGGCAAGGGCTGAGCATGCTGGAAGAGAGGGCCCAGGGGcgcaggagcaggaggggcttGAGACTCACCTGGTTGtcggcaggagcaggaggagaaggcttGAGGAGAGTGTGTGAGGGAGAGAGGCTCTGGCCCAGCTTTTatgctgctcctggaggggcGGGACAGCCTTGTCCCATGGCCCTGGGGCATTTTTTTGGCTGCCACTCTTGACTGGCCCAGCCTGGTGAGTCATGAGTTGTATTTTCATTCATAGAATTTAGCAGTGTCATGATTGGTTCTTGAGTCTGTGTCCTTGTGAGTCTTTGACCTTGACGGCCTCTTTGAAGTGAGAGATGGTATATTTGGGTGGATTTGATTGTTCCGTGTGTGTCAGGAAGGGCTGAATAAACaaccagagcccagcagagttGAGATATCATCAGTGATGTCATTTTGTGGCACTCATGTGTTGTGGTTTCTGGGTGCCTTGTGAAGACTGGGACTCTTTTCTGTGCCGCTGGATGTCCATCAGTCATTGTGCTTCTCCCGGGaatgctgagggagctggtgaTGTCCTGGGAAGGTCACTCTGCAATAACATGGAAATATTATCGTGAATTATGAGTGTTCCTACAGATTAAAGAGGTCTCATCGCCTTGTGTCTTGAACTGAATCAAGAGAGAACATCTGGAAAAGTAGAGGCTGGTCTGGTTGAACTTGTTCTGGTGTCATGGTCCATTTGGACTTCTCATCTTTGCTTGACATTGTACTCTGTCATTTAAAGCATATTCCTCGACCTCATTAAGAAATCCATTAAACAACTCAGCttgatccttttttttcccaggctggCCTGTGATGTTCTTGCCTTTAATCCGCATTCATCCCATAACTTTTCATATCTCATATCCTTTTAATCTTAATAATCTGTTCCTGCTAGCACAACCCAGTAATTACTGGTGGTTACTCAGCACAGTCGTCTTCCCTCCTATGTCATGGTGCGGGCATTCCTTTGTGGAAttctgcagctccatgtccttctttTGAGGCCATGTCCACCTGACCTTGGTGGCAGATTTTAAGTGCCTTAGAGGTTAAAGGCAGGTGTTGATGCCGTGTGTCATGGTGGGCTGGAGACATGTCCAAAGCCTTGGAGAGACGCGGTGTCATCAGTGAGGTCACCCCACGGCTCTGGAGTGTCCTGGTTTTTGGGTGCATTGTTGGCACAGACatactttctgaaaaatccttttgctaggatcttttctcctgagaagctgggaagcttcagcttctccatgtttttctactttggaatgtgatttggagaattgtttgcCCAGCATGTGAcgtgtttttaattaatggccaatcccaggtccagctgtgttgggactctagtcagtcacaagattttattattcattcctttctagctttctgaggtcttctttctttctttagtatagacTAATACatagttttcttttaatatagtatatatcataaaataataaatcagccttctgaaacatggagtcaaaattctcatctctttcctcatcctggggacccttAAACACTGCCACTCATTGTAACACGAGGCCCCAAGTCATCACAGCTCTGTCAGGATTGTCTGGCATTGCAGGAGCTCTGCTTGTGAAGAACTGCCCTTTCCGTGATGTTCTCTCCATTCCCACCATGTTGCCAACATTCCCAGCGTTTCCGGCTGGAGATGGGAAATCTGTGATTTAGGGTGGCCTCCCATGCTCCCCATTCTCGGGTCGGCTGTCTGTCTCTGTCTCGAGATGCATGGGATGGTTTTGAGGCAGCCCGTGCTTTTGAAGaatgagtctggactcttcGTTTTTTCGGTCTtcaggttgtttattatttcttatctacaaaattttctttttgcccagctgagatctgctcaCCAAGGCAGATACAGGCACTCTGCCAGCCCTTGAGGCAGTGTCatctttttatactacaaactaggtatatcatatttacttttaattcCCAATAtttatcacctatgttagacagtgcacttctattCTAAACTAATCTCCAAGTGCCTACATcgcagcagaaaatggagaacaagaagaagaaagaagaaggtcTAGACACACCTTGATTTTTCTATCTTGTCTCCATAACCcctatattctcaaaatcttacAACCTACATTTTCACACTGTGAACACCTTGTTTTTACTCCATTCAGACCTGTCTGGCTTTCACATCTCCATGCCAAGCTGGCAATTAGATGGAAGGATCAAAATCAAGCCACCAGGTGTTTTGGGCAGAATGctggggtctctgagccccctgatGGGGTCTtcggcaactctggacatccggagggatgtgctgagttcccacaccCCATAGTGTTGAGCTGGTTCATCCATAGCGCCCATCTCATCTGTGACTGTGGAAAGGAGAAATGCTGAAGGACAAGGAGAACAAGACACATGAGGAACACAGTTGCCCATCCTTTGATTAATCCACTTTTGGAACC comes from Zonotrichia leucophrys gambelii isolate GWCS_2022_RI chromosome 2, RI_Zleu_2.0, whole genome shotgun sequence and encodes:
- the LOC135443446 gene encoding feather beta keratin-like; the protein is MACNSLCSPCGPTPLANSCNEPCALQCQDSHVIINPSPVLVTLPGPIMTSFPQNTAVGSTSSAALGTELNVQGQPISGGFGGFGGFGYGLGYGRGFGYGLGYGCGYGYGLGGLGCYGRRGYGYNC